One Leucoraja erinacea ecotype New England chromosome 5, Leri_hhj_1, whole genome shotgun sequence DNA segment encodes these proteins:
- the hey2 gene encoding hairy/enhancer-of-split related with YRPW motif protein 2 isoform X2 → MKRPCEESSSDSDIDETIDVGSENICAGQDNNVLMRAGSPSTTSQIMARKKRRGIIEKRRRDRINNSLSELRRLVPTAFEKQGSAKLEKAEILQMTVDHLKMLRATGGKGFFDAHALAMDFMSIGFRECLAEVARYLSSVEGLDTSDPLRLRLVSHLSTYASQREAAVMSSTVAHHHHHHQQQQQRHQHHLQQHQQHWAAAFHQLPSALLQHHGLVSDRLLATATASSELHPGPWLVTHCKRHQYCYEQIDSNFTRELSAFKYPNVDYYVYANCNHSAVSP, encoded by the exons ATGAAACGTCCTTGTGAAGAAAGTTCTTCAGATAGTGATATTGATGAAACCATAGACGTGGGGAGCGAAAATATCTGCGCAGG GCAGGACAATAATGTACTCATGAGAGCCGGGTCTCCGTCTACAACTTCCCAAATAATGGCCAGGAAGaaaaggagaggg ATCATCGAGAAGAGACGTCGAGATCGTATTAACAATAGTTTGTCGGAACTTCGTCGACTGGTCCCCACTGCTTTTGAGAAACAG GGATCAGCAAAGCTCGAGAAAGCGGAAATACTTCAGATGACGGTGGATCATCTAAAGATGCTACGGGCAACCGGAGGTAAAG GGTTTTTTGACGCCCACGCTCTCGCCATGGACTTTATGAGCATCGGTTTCCGGGAGTGCTTGGCCGAGGTGGCCCGTTACCTGAGCTCGGTGGAAGGTCTCGACACGTCGGACCCGTTGCGACTCCGCCTTGTCTCTCACCTCAGTACCTACGCCTCTCAACGGGAAGCGGCAGTGATGAGCTCGACGGTggctcatcatcaccatcaccaccagcagcagcaacagcggcACCAGCATCACCTCCAGCAGCACCAACAGCACTGGGCCGCCGCCTTCCACCAACTGCCCTCTGCTCTGTTGCAGCACCACGGCCTCGTCAGCGACAGGCTGCTGGCCACCGCCACCGCCTCTTCCGAACTGCACCCAG GGCCTTGGCTTGTAACCCACTGCAAGAGGCATCAATATTGTTACGAGCAAATCGACAGCAATTTTACACGCGAGCTTTCTGCGTTCAAGTATCCCAATGTCGACTATTATGTGTACGCAAACTGTAACCATTCCGCTGTATCTCCATGA
- the hey2 gene encoding hairy/enhancer-of-split related with YRPW motif protein 2 isoform X1: protein MKRPCEESSSDSDIDETIDVGSENICAGQDNNVLMRAGSPSTTSQIMARKKRRGIIEKRRRDRINNSLSELRRLVPTAFEKQGSAKLEKAEILQMTVDHLKMLRATGGKGFFDAHALAMDFMSIGFRECLAEVARYLSSVEGLDTSDPLRLRLVSHLSTYASQREAAVMSSTVAHHHHHHQQQQQRHQHHLQQHQQHWAAAFHQLPSALLQHHGLVSDRLLATATASSELHPGTAVPHRPEGSALLTATLAAAAAAAAAAAAQSDTSLRAVPMGAAGRVAPLSASLLSLSATVHAAAAAHTFPLPLGTLPTAALLAPGGAVFNPPRFAAVPHSGSGGGKPYRPWGMEIGAF from the exons ATGAAACGTCCTTGTGAAGAAAGTTCTTCAGATAGTGATATTGATGAAACCATAGACGTGGGGAGCGAAAATATCTGCGCAGG GCAGGACAATAATGTACTCATGAGAGCCGGGTCTCCGTCTACAACTTCCCAAATAATGGCCAGGAAGaaaaggagaggg ATCATCGAGAAGAGACGTCGAGATCGTATTAACAATAGTTTGTCGGAACTTCGTCGACTGGTCCCCACTGCTTTTGAGAAACAG GGATCAGCAAAGCTCGAGAAAGCGGAAATACTTCAGATGACGGTGGATCATCTAAAGATGCTACGGGCAACCGGAGGTAAAG GGTTTTTTGACGCCCACGCTCTCGCCATGGACTTTATGAGCATCGGTTTCCGGGAGTGCTTGGCCGAGGTGGCCCGTTACCTGAGCTCGGTGGAAGGTCTCGACACGTCGGACCCGTTGCGACTCCGCCTTGTCTCTCACCTCAGTACCTACGCCTCTCAACGGGAAGCGGCAGTGATGAGCTCGACGGTggctcatcatcaccatcaccaccagcagcagcaacagcggcACCAGCATCACCTCCAGCAGCACCAACAGCACTGGGCCGCCGCCTTCCACCAACTGCCCTCTGCTCTGTTGCAGCACCACGGCCTCGTCAGCGACAGGCTGCTGGCCACCGCCACCGCCTCTTCCGAACTGCACCCAGGTACCGCCGTCCCGCATCGCCCGGAAGGCTCTGCTTTGCTCACCGCCActttggcggcggcggcggctgctGCAGCGGCGGCCGCGGCTCAAAGCGACACGTCGCTGCGGGCGGTCCCCATGGGCGCCGCGGGCCGAGTGGCCCCGCTCTccgcctccctcctctccctctccgccaCGGTGCACGCCGCCGCTGCCGCCCACACCTTCCCTCTCCCGCTTGGCACCTTGCCCACTGCTGCCCTGTTGGCCCCAGGCGGTGCAGTGTTCAACCCGCCCCGCTTTGCCGCCGTCCCCCATAGCGGCAGCGGCGGGGGGAAACCTTATCGACCTTGGGGGATGGAGATAGGAGCTTTCTGA